The Coccinella septempunctata chromosome X, icCocSept1.1, whole genome shotgun sequence nucleotide sequence ATTTGCTggaaatatttttagttcataTTTGACAAAATATTCTTCAACATCTTATTacacaaaatttttcgaaattagggAAACGCTTATTTTCGAATGGATGTACGTTGGGATTGAAGGAATTTTTCAACCCCCTTGAATCTTCCACAGGTTACGATTTGATAAATGAAGATTCCATAAGGAACTTCAGTATGATCACGAAAATATTCAAGTGAAATTTTCCTAAtcagaatgaaaataaaaattactcAGAAATTGTGCAATCCATTGTGATTCTTAATTAGAAACACCTCGTTAATAGGTTTGTTGCTCATTTCGTAATCACTGGAATGCTGTaataaaattatctcgtatTAAGTGTTATAACATACACATTTTGAGGGGATTACGAAGGTTAGGTTACAGTCACATTGTGGTGGATTTGAAGCAAAGGGAGATGAGTAAAACAAGAAATGAAGACTATATGTATTCGTCAAATTTCCAACTACATAATTGAATCTCTAAAAATGtcaatctgaaaatttttaaagaTTAAATAAACAGATTAATAGATGAACACGACACTTTATGTCGTTTTTGAACTAAAAGGGGCATGATGATCTTAATGTCTGATGTTTGGGACGATTAGGAAAAACAAATCCTTCCAAGCGCCATCATTCAACTTCCTGTTGAATGAACCCAACCTGCATCTTGGAGGAAAAGTGAAAGGGTTTTGCGCAATAGAGTGATTAAATGTGTCCACAAATTATTTGATACCCGAAATTGAGTCAAAGCCATAACAAGATTTTCACCTTGGACGAATCCTCCTTATGAAACTCTTCGGCGCTAATAAGACGTTGGCTATTAAGGAAATAACGAATATTGCTTTTGTAAATTGGAACCCTCGATCGCAATAATCCCACGAGGCTGTAAACGGAAAGGAGGAAACAAGAAAAGGGAAAGGGTGAATTTAACCGCTATTTCTCTATTCTCTCGGGGATGCTTCGCtaattttgatgttttttcgTCCAGATAAACTTTGAGTGGTGTATATTTTAACACGAAGTGATTTATATCTCCCCCGGAACCGAATTAGAAATTCTAGATTCTTGAACGGTTTTTGCATATctcaaaacaacaaaataaaacggTTTCATTTACATGAATACGCCCAGCTTTCaactatgaaaattttcctctgcCTATTATCTCCATAATTGAAATACAATAACATTATCATAAATGAAAGTGAAGGAATCGTCTGTCTTAAATTTGCCTGACAGATTCTGAAATATTACGAAGAAACTGTGATATTCCAAAGTGAAAGCatccaatagattttaactGAGCAGAAGTATGTACATACTGTTGCTTCTATATgtgtttttatatttatttcattttaattcttTATAATTAAGTTTGTAAAGTTTTTCTTTATAGCCTAAAGAAGGCCAATAAAGGCCTTCAATGTTGCTTCTATTCGTGCAAAGCTGCCAAGAAGTCCAGAATCCACAAAAATTGTTTAGTGTATGATGAAATTGGAGACTAATGTccatttaattttgaagaaatctttcgaaatgaattttgatcgaatatccaacAGCATTTTCACTAtagatattttttgaaatagtGATTAACGTCATCATAGTTTGAGTTGTCTGTACGATGTATATAATGTGTTTTAATAATTTCCATCTTTTTCGCTAGTGGATAGAAAGTGAAACTATTAATACATTTTGGAAGTGATGATCAATGAATATTGTCATCGGACTAGCGTGTCTCGTTGCCATTTAATTTAACCAACATAcgaataattcattcaattgtgaACATGATTATGTTTGATCGAATCAACATCAGATGAAAACCacaatttcaactcaataaCGTTATCTATTAGCGGTTACATGTAATTCCGAATAACATACCATGGAAATAACTACGTATTTATGTCGATTAATGTTGGACAGAATGAGTTCGACCGAAAAAAAAGGGCCGATTCAAATCGCTTATCGATTTTAACTCCCGCTGTAGAAATGTTCACGGTTCATTCATTGCGCTAAACTACGGGCGTTAGATCCAAATTGCTTATCACTAATCTGTcctgaattattttttcattcggtAGGGAGTATGATGGGACAAACACTTATATAATTGAACTGTCCGGAGGGAAATACCGCCCGTATTTGGCTACGTGCTCAACAAAACACCGAATTGGGTGAAAATATCATcattattgaattcgaattcgACCGAAAAAAAGCAGTAGCTAAATTATAAAATTTCGAGCTGTATCAGCCAGAAAAATGGCTGATATTTctggtgatagattgatcctttgcgaataAGAAAATCCATTTTGCATTCACCTACCGCGCGCATATGagaatttatgattttttccgcgaggTCCAAAACTTCCGATTTTTCATCgatcataacttgaaaaataaattttttcaaaaatatctgattgcatattcgtgttctacgccctcgaattagtgtatattataaatttcgttttaatcggagaccaaaaatccTTTTcacaaaatcgcaatttttccatgcatatgtatatatgcatggaaaaattgcgatcttcccgattttcaccaaaattggagtatctactaaatcgagggcgtagataacgaatatgcaaacagaatttcgctgaaaggattagttttcaagttatggtcgatggaagattcgaaattttggaccttcgcggaaaaaatcataaaatctaatcTGTTCGCGGTAGGTGGATGAAAATTAGATATTCTATTTGCGAAGGATCAAATATCACGAATATGTAATTAGATCTCTTCTGGGCACAGCATTTCGGGAAATGAATCACTTTTAGTGGGAAATCtcgaaaaaatttgtcaaatttGAGGAGCTGTATCAGCCAGAAAAATGGCATTGGACACATGCTGATATTTGtggtgatagattgatcctttgcgaatgGAAAAATCCAATTTTGATTAACCTTCCGCGCGCATGTTAggatttatgattttttccgcgagtgtccgaaatttccgatttttcatcgaccataacttgaagaataaattttttcaaaaatatctgattgcatattcgtgttctacgccctcgaattagtgtataTTATTAATTTGGTTCTAATCGGAGaccgaaaatatttttcaaaaaatcgcaatttttacATGTatggaaaagttgaaaaattttcgatcttcccGATTTTCACCAAAATTAGAATATCTTCTAAATCGAGGgtgtagattacgaatatgcaaacagaattttgctgaaaggattagttttcaagttatggtcgatggaagattcgaaattttggaccttcgcgcaaaaaatcataaaatcgaaactgttGGCGGTAGATCAATGAAAAATGGTGTTTTCAATTTGCAGAAGatcaatttattactagaaaaatcagcatatgtctacTGACTTTTTCAGGGCTGCTACAACTCCTCGAAGTtgacgaattttttcgaaattttttattgaaagtgttttatttcccaaaatactgatcctagtaAAAATCTTATTGCATATTCATAATCTACGACCTCCAATTAGTAAAGACCAAGGTCGatatagttcgaaaaataaaatttttttggaattagAATAATTTCGTCTTTTACTTGGTTTACCTGCGTTCCACCaccgaacaaaaaattattcatttagctatatcgacccgggtaaTTTGACTGACCAATTctaggtcgtagatcacgaataattagattttttcaagaatcagtattttaggaaataaatcacttttagtggaaaatttcgaaaaaatttgtcaactttgaggagctttAGCAGCCAAGAAAACGGCACtgaacatatgctgattttttttgtgatagatttatcttttgcaaataaaaaaattcaattttaattcaTTTACCGCGAGTAGATtagaaaatatgattttttctgCGAAGGTCCAAACTTTCGAATTTTTTATCGactataacttgaaaaataagtcgagagtataaatttggtttcgatcggagaccaaaatatttttctaattttccatCTTctcgatttccaccaaaattggagtatttaCAATTTCTGAGAGGTCAAAAGCAGTGTTATTACAACATATGTACATCTGTTTATATATGTATTATGTTGGAGATAATTCCCTCGGACAATAATTCGGTTCATTTCTTCCTCCAGCCCAGCCCAAGCAAATGATACGGTGTTcatgttgaaaaaaaacattGATTAATTAACAAGACTTTGTTTATAACATCCGAACTCGAGGAACCGTCAGCAAACTGAAATATCCGTTTTACTTCATATTCAATTTAATGTATACGTATAGAAGTTTTCGTCAACACCCATTCCCTTGGGCTTCTAAGTATAATGCTGACATACGAGGCCCGAAGCGACATTCTCATGGAAGGGTGCTACCCTTCTATGTTGCCTTCGGTAGGCTGCTTCGCGCAAATTGAATTCATTTCATAATAACGCCAGCCCATCAACATATAACATCAGGGAGCGTGGAGCTcttctcttgtatttttcatcgAAATGATTGCAATTGTCGCTTGGCCTTCCGATCCTCCCGAGTAACATCCGAAGGAGACGCGTGGCTCGAATTAATCCATCCCCATGGGGAGGGTGCCATCTTGATTGACACAACGCCATGCACAAAGCCGAAACCAGAGAGATGCGTGCTATGGGACAATCATCGGCGCCATCAAATTCGCTGATGTTATTCGCTCAATTTGAATAAATGGTAAGGCATCGGGTGCTCTCGAAATCGAAGTCATTCTGATTCAAAAATGGCGTCCCTCAAATCAGGGGACCTTAGTGGTTGTTATGACTTGCATGTCACTCTGATTGCTTTGTTTTTCCTTTCGTTTGTCTCTCTTCTCGACTGGAATACTGATGTTGTCAGGGTTGCACCAATTCGTTCCATGCAATGCTTGAAATCTGAGgtagtaaattcaaaaaaatcatctcGGAGCCATCCTCCATCAACATCAAAAATGATGCTTAAGAGCAACTTGTATTGAAATAATCCCTGTactaaaatattgaaataaaatcaatactTTTCATGTTGTCAAGAAAGGGAAAGTACTCAGACAGTtcgattttcatttgaaatttaccCCGTCCTGTATTGGGTAACAGACCTTCAATTCCATCCCCTTGAAAGTAAAGCGGATTAGTGTGAAGTCTCGAATTACAACAATTTAAATCTTCATAAAACCTAACACACCAGCTCATCCAAGTTACGAGGAATTGAATTGTATACAGATATACAAATCGCTCGAAGTTAAACCTACCATCCCCAAAGATTACGTTGCCATCTTACAGCAGATATCCCTTCAAAATTAAAGTGGTAAAAGGAACTCAAAACATTCACCTGAACAATCTATGATGTTGTATTTAAGGGGTTAAACACCTGGTATTTCAAGTGATCTTGATGTGGCTGTCAttccaattgaaaaaataaaacttttcttgcttattatcaccctgtataaaatccATTCGGTACCGAATGGATTACACGCCGAGTCATTCGGATGAACTGCCATCAAAGTTTCATAACTTCTTCACTGCTTCCCAAAATAGCTTCCGCAATCAAAAATGCCATCCTCTTGAATAGAGTTGAATAATAGACAATTCTGCTTCTGCAGTCACCCATAGCGGATTCCTCTTCTAATTGTTTCATTCATGGATTAAAATCATTTTTGAGTAAAGTCAATCGAAACGGGGACTCGTGAATGGAGCTTGACAATGTTAATTCTCTCGGAAAGACTCACATAATTAGCGAAGAAAAAGTTTTCCTCAGTCCTTAGGACTCGTAATTCCTACGATCCATTTCAGAGAAGTTGGAGGTGGTGAATGATGTGAAAGTAAGGTGAAATGGTTCAGATTTATCATTTAAAATTGGACATTTCACATTTTTCAGTTTGCTTCATCCGGAAAGGAATTTCCCATTTCGATGGATCTCAACCGAATCACTGTTTATTCAAAGAGGACAAAAGGAATTCTTAACTTCGTATTCGCACATAATGTTGATTCGAAAACGGCACCAAAATTCGATAAGTTATTCAGACACGATCCAATTGAAAATCAAAACATGCGGAAGCATCTATGATGGTTCAAAACTCGAATCTACATGCTCTCACATGGATTGAATCTGAAATGTGTTTCAGATGTTCGCCCTAGAATCCCACACAGAAATTGATTGAAGACATTTTGGGGTATTAGAATAACTTTGTGGAGGTTCAGACTCCGAAGTGTTCAAGTCGTGACTGCCGTTGTTGAATACAAACGACAAGCCGCATTAACAACTCAACTTTCTCCCCCTGATGAGTGTCCTATATCTGCTAGAACAAGCGGCGATAAACATAACCCCGATGAGTCTTCTCGAAAAATTTCCGAAACACCTCACTGAAACTGAACAAATTGGCGAATGAGCCTAGAACACTTTTAAATAATTATCAGGTgcaaacaaatattttcatctTGCTTCAATCCTCAATCAATAATTCTTCTACCAGCACCAGCATAAATTAGCCCTTGACGCTCGTCGAATACATTAGGGTGTATATTCCTAAAGGTACCAAAACCTGAATTCCCCATTGAAAACTTATGCAAGTAAACAAAATTATCTTACGAGATCCCTCTGTTCTACCCTAAGCTCAACCATAAGGGGAACTAGTGTAAACGAGAATATGTTTTGGGTTATTTGAATATAATTTAGTGTAATTGAGTGATGTTGATTCTAATCAAGATTCTGAGTGAATAAACAATCTTTCTCCAAGATACTAAATCCGAACACCTTCGCAGCTTCAAGAAGTTTATGGCAATACTCAAATTCATAACAAGGTTTTCAGGAACTTGATATCTCAAAGCCACCTAACATTGGGATATACATAAAgatatgatattttttattgaacaaaGTGTATCTTGCATCGGGTATTGATTATACAAAATctgaactgaaatttttttcttagagaTAAGAAAATATCAATAGCTAATTGATTGCTCTCTGTGATTTAATagtaaaaatttttaatattgcaCCAGCTGAATTGAaaaccaaatctatttatcacaTTCGAGTTATATCGAGAAATTCAAACAAGATCGTCAACATTTTTCCACTAGCATAAAGAGGGTTATTAAATGTTAAAATGTTGACATCATAAATATAAGGACAATCATCAACACCATTGTTCGAGCGATAGGTACATGGTTATAAGGTGATAATTAGTATATGACAAATGGGCCATTTCTTCGTATCAACGATACGAACAATGGgtattatgaatttttattaaTCACGAACACTGATTACAATCCAATAACCCAAGGGACACTAGGGTTTTATTGTACAGTTGTTCCATAAATGTAGGATATGTGGGTACATCTTATTCTCATACAACGGATCCGAAAAACTTCGtaaaaataagtttttccctCAAATTCATAAGAAAACCATTTTCATTGAgacgttgcaaaatggcgaatgctccAAGTGATTTCGAGAACCATTAATGAGATGCGGTCTTCGTTCAGCTATGGAGATACTAGCAAAAGTAATAATCTATATTGTAAATTGGCTTAATCAGCTCTGGAAATAGTCCATCGGAGCTTAATACGAAGAATAATTTTCAACAGAAACTACTGAATGGATTAAAATTTGGTATAGAATCTGGAACAATTTTTCTATTCTTCCAGATAGGAAGTACATTCTACAGCCTTCAAGGGTAGAGGGGAATACAGAAATGAAAGTTGATATTCTTCCATGCTCCCTGACAGATTCCTTTTTTTAACTACAATGTTTAATCTGGCAAATTAGTGGAAGGATTCAGGAAACCTCATAGACCATAATTAATGGGCAGGTAATTTTTCCCAGTTGAAATGGCAAATGATGGAGAGTAATAGTTTCAAAAAGGAATTTACATATTTTTTGCTTCTTTCATATAGAACTCGAACCTGGAATATGGTAATTCTCTTATCGTGGCAATTATTGTCGATTACGATTAATTCAAACtgcactgaatatttttattctcaTCAGAAAACATGCATTAACATTTATAGGATTATACTAATGCAGAAAAatatatcaagaaaaaaattacatgaaCCATAAAACAACTTGCTTAGCatctatttttttcgaatataataaactataattttctatttataattatttgaatAAAACTAAATGAATCATGAGCGAAAGCAATTCAACTCACAGTTCACATACATTATTACTAAATCAAAACTAAATTATAAAACGTTAAACATGAAATTAAGTAAAAGTATTAAGTACTTCAACAATGTCGGCACCTTCATCTCAATGAAATAAACTTATTTGTAATGCTCAAAAATTTCTCCCTCGTTTCATCTGCTtctataaaataatttttatggcATTGACGATCACCTATGTAAAAGGGAAACAGCATCAAATCTTCTTTTTTAAAAatgagttttattttttttcgcaATCTGGGCATGGGCTTTTCCTGAAAAAGTATACAAACGAAAAAGTGATCAGTTACAAATAACCCATGGAAGAATAATTCTCTGTATAATTCATAACATGTCACTGAATTAAATAATGTTAATCTGCCTCGAAACCAATTGCGCGCATATTGATATAGGACACACTGTAGAGAACGGAAGCCAGGTATGCGGCGATCGTAGTCAAAACATCATAGAACATATCGGTATGCATTTTTCGCGAAACGCTTTTTATCGGAATCGAACAATAGGCAGTATTATACGATGTGGAGCAGCAAGCAGCTAGTGATTCATCATACATTCGATAGCATGAAGTTTGGGGACAGATTAAATGAATTGCGTCGAAATTGATTGAAACAATTTTCATTGctaatcatgaaattcatcttTTTTCATCGTTATTGACGAGGTGCTTGAAATGTTAAATAACAAATTCCCAACAGAGTCTCCAACATCTTTACATGATTTCTGCAGGAAACATAAATTAATGGTTGAACAAATGGTTTCATCCCGATAAAATTCCCAATTGCATAGGAATAAAGAAGTAGATTACAATTGATTCTGTATCAACTACTTCATTTTACCTGAAAGTCCAGAACAGACAAGGCAAAATCTTTCCATTTTCTGCACTTCGGTTTCAATTATGATTAACCAATGTTAGAAcgaattgtgaataatttatatTCTGCTAATAAATGAGACTTCATCCAGTATCTACCCACAGTTCGATAAATTATGCATTTCCGATGTTGAAAATTCTATGGATTGAATTTATTTCAGTATAATTATATTAGGTAGGTATATGATCACAGGCTTCATTTCCGATAGCTCTTTCACACATGAAATATGTATAAGAAAGTGCTCTGGATTCTTcggaaaatttcaatgaaactaATATCCAACAGTTCGACAACTGAACGGCGGTCATTTTTCCTGGAACGAATATAAATGAATGAAAGGCTCGTCTATTTTGAGCGGACCTTCGTGACCCAAAAGAGATTtccaataattaaaaaaaaaatcatactcACCAAAACAGATTTTCCTCGTAGAATTTGATGACAATTTGGGGGCACCTTACGTTGGCTATTTCACGAGGGATCAGATCGGCCTCGTAGACACCCTTCCATTTGATCAAAAACTCCAGTTCGCCGCTGACATCTGTCAATCCTAACACCATTTCCGGCGTACGCCCCAGGTCGAACCCAGTGATTCTCTCCTCGAAAGGAACGAATCCTTGACGTCTGGAACGGTCGTATCTCCTTACAGACACCGTGATGGGTTCCACGGTCTCTTCCTCCCTTGCCTTCTCCCTCTCTATCTGATCCATCATGAAATAACACCCCAGCTTGCTTCTGTGCACCCAGGAATTTTCCTCCTTCGGGCATCCACTCCACTTGACCAGATAATACTTTTCTCCATTTTCGTCTACCTTGA carries:
- the LOC123321264 gene encoding chromobox protein homolog 1-like isoform X2; protein product: MPNENNEKYVPEKLVDFKVDENGEKYYLVKWSGCPKEENSWVHRSKLGCYFMMDQIEREKAREEETVEPITVSVRRYDRSRRQGFVPFEERITGFDLGRTPEMVLGLTDVSGELEFLIKWKGVYEADLIPREIANVRCPQIVIKFYEENLFWKSPCPDCEKK
- the LOC123321264 gene encoding chromobox protein homolog 1-like isoform X1, which codes for MPNENNEKYVPEKLVDFKVDENGEKYYLVKWSGCPKEENSWVHRSKLGCYFMMDQIEREKAREEETVEPITVSVRRYDRSRRQGFVPFEERITGFDLGRTPEMVLGLTDVSGELEFLIKWKGVYEADLIPREIANVRCPQIVIKFYEENLFWKNDRRSVVELLDISFIEIFRRIQSTFLYIFHV